A single Tachypleus tridentatus isolate NWPU-2018 chromosome 9, ASM421037v1, whole genome shotgun sequence DNA region contains:
- the LOC143226873 gene encoding uncharacterized protein LOC143226873 isoform X1 produces the protein MNLYPRVQSPFRILVTENNQMKDEERRRRQIDEGVTTRASPTEGVECLRCEADEGVTATASPTEGVERLRREADEGVTAGASPTEGVERLRREADEGVTAGASPTEGVERLRREAEEGVTAGASPTEGVERLRREADEGVTARASPRRDYN, from the exons atgaATTTGTATCCAAGAGTCCAATCTCCTTTTAGGATACTCGTTACAGAAAATAACCAAATGAAAGACGAAGAACGTCGGCGACGCCAGATTGACGAAGGTGTTACCACCAGGgcctctccaacggaaggtgtagaatgTCTTCGGTGCGAGGCTGATGAAGGCGTTACCGCCACGgcctctccaacggaaggtgtagaacgtcttCGGCGCGAGGCTGACGAAGGCGTCACCGCCGGGgcctctccaacggaaggtgtagaacgtcttCGGCGCGAGGCTGACGAAGGCGTCACCGCCGGGgcctctccaacggaaggtgtagaacgtcttCGGCGCGAGGCTGAGGAAGGCGTCACCGCCGGGgcctctccaacggaag gtgtagaacgtcttCGGCGCGAGGCTGACGAAGGCGTTACCGCCAGGGCCTCTCCAAGAAGAGATTATAACTAG
- the LOC143226873 gene encoding uncharacterized protein LOC143226873 isoform X2 has translation MNLYPRVQSPFRILVTENNQMKDEERRRRQIDEGVTTRASPTEGVECLRCEADEGVTATASPTEGVERLRREADEGVTAGASPTEGVERLRREADEGVTAGASPTEGVERLRREAEEGVTAGASPTEGVERLRREAEEGVTAGASQRKV, from the coding sequence atgaATTTGTATCCAAGAGTCCAATCTCCTTTTAGGATACTCGTTACAGAAAATAACCAAATGAAAGACGAAGAACGTCGGCGACGCCAGATTGACGAAGGTGTTACCACCAGGgcctctccaacggaaggtgtagaatgTCTTCGGTGCGAGGCTGATGAAGGCGTTACCGCCACGgcctctccaacggaaggtgtagaacgtcttCGGCGCGAGGCTGACGAAGGCGTCACCGCCGGGgcctctccaacggaaggtgtagaacgtcttCGGCGCGAGGCTGACGAAGGCGTCACCGCCGGGgcctctccaacggaaggtgtagaacgtcttCGGCGCGAGGCTGAGGAAGGCGTCACCGCCGGGgcctctccaacggaaggtgtagaacgtcttCGGCGCGAGGCTGAGGAAGGCGTCACCGCCGGGgcctctcaacggaaggtgtag
- the LOC143226864 gene encoding uncharacterized protein LOC143226864, with translation MSVGVKMKLSDEMLQEGVISKFSYSDDEDQDNSCYNVMNVKTETEYQRDIESGLERTSDMKTSVDNYIGSQFTGGVIKQENHFTEDLKFSNNNISRERKSSGFYLKPSNVHQCDDNLTPQKKTFSGEKAYHCELCGKQFERNINLKQHQKIHVGGKPYNCTVCGKQFRTKSHLKIHDKIHTGEKPYSCTVCGKQFGKNSHLKQHQRIHTGEKPHSCTMCGKRFGTKSHLKIHERIHTREKPYSCTVCGKQFITNGDLNIHERIHTGEKPYSCTVCGKQFHANSYLKHHQRIHSREKPYSCTVCKKQFGTNSELQIHERVHSGEKPYSCTVCEKQFGKKGHLKIHERIHTGEKPYSCTVCGKHFDRNGNLKQHQRIHTGEKPYRCTDCGKQFGKKSDLKIHERLHTGEKPYSCTVCGKRFGTKSHLKIHERIHTGEKPYSCTVCGKPFRTKSHLKIHERIHTGEKPYCCTVCGKQFHANSYVNHHQRIHTGEKPYSCTVCGKQFGTKSYLKHHQNIH, from the exons atgTCTGTTGGAGTGAAAATGAAGCTATCTGATGAAATGCTACAAGAAGGTGTTATTTCTAAATTCAGTTACAGTGATGATGAGGACCAGGATAAttcatgttataatgttatgaatgtgaaaacagaaactgaataTCAAAGAGATATTGAATCAGGGTTAGAAAGAACATCTG ATATGAAGACCAGTGTGGACAACTATATTGGAAGTCAGTTTACTGGTggtgtaataaaacaagaaaatcacTTTACAGAAGACTTAAAATTCTCAAACAACAATATTAGCAGAGAAAGAAAGTCAAGTGGATTTTACTTAAAACCATCTAATGTACATCAATGTGATGATAACCTAACACCACAAAAGAAGACATTTTCTGGAGAGAAAGCATATCATTGTGAActttgtggaaaacagtttgaaagaaatattaacttaaaacaacatcAGAAGATACACGTTGGGGGGAAACCTTACaattgtacagtgtgtggaaaacagtttagaacaaaaagtcatttaaaaatacatgataaaatacacactggggagaaaccctacagttgtacagtgtgtggaaaacagtttggaaaAAATAGTCACTTAAAgcaacatcaaagaatacacactggggagaaacctcaCAGTTGTACAATGTGTGGAAAACGGTTTGGTACAAAAagtcatttaaaaatacatgaaagaatacacaccagggagaaaccttacagttgtacagtatgtggaaaacaatttataacaaatggtgatttaaatatacatgaaagaatacacactggggagaaaccctacagttgtacagtgtgtggaaaacaatttCATGCAAATAGTTACTTAAAACACCATCAAAGAATACACAGtagggagaaaccttacagttgtacagtgtgtaaaaaacagtttggaacaaaCAGTGAATTACAAATCCATGAAAGAGTACAttctggggagaaaccttacagttgtacagtgtgtgaaaaacaatttGGTAAAAAGGgtcatttaaaaatacatgaaagaatacacactggggagaaaccttacagttgtacagtgtgtggtaAACACTTTGATAGAAATGGTAACTTAAAacaacatcaaagaatacacactggggagaaaccttacagatGTACAgattgtggaaaacagtttggaaaAAAGAGTGATTTAAAAATACACGAAAGATTACatactggtgagaaaccttacagttgtacagtgtgtggaaaacggTTTGGTACAAAAagtcatttaaaaatacatgaaagaatacacactggggagaaaccttacagttgtactgTGTGTGGAAAACCGTTTAGAACAAAAagtcatttaaaaatacatgaaagaatacacactggagagaaaccttactgttgtacagtgtgtggaaaacaatttCATGCAAATAGTTACGTAAATCaccatcaaagaatacacactggggagaaaccttacagttgtacagtatgTGGAAAACAATTTGGAACAAAGAGTTACTTAAAACACCATCAAAATATACACTGA